A window from Primulina eburnea isolate SZY01 chromosome 2, ASM2296580v1, whole genome shotgun sequence encodes these proteins:
- the LOC140816156 gene encoding AP2/ERF and B3 domain-containing transcription factor At1g51120-like codes for MEEPSVVSGTAITDQSEEVSQSDTDNKQILLKNLKHNVSSSSSRFKGVVSQQNGHWGTQIYANHERIWLGTFKSEQEAAMAYDSAAIKLRNGDSFRNFPWTDLTIHEPSFQSQFSTESVLSMIKDGSYATKFSEYLRAQAQCINSNQAILNGVTGVKVRQLFEKELTPSDVSKLNRLVIPKKYAVKYFPQISETEEDNGGGIEDIELAFFDRSMRSWKFRYCYWKSSQSFVFTRGWNRFAKEKGLRSKDRVIFSIFESNNGLSGVRRLSMIDVAYNEGHCNDGEAITKENDKFDSIEDEDDAKVREDNGQDSPEKVKTKGFKLFGVQII; via the coding sequence ATGGAAGAACCAAGTGTTGTTTCAGGAACTGCAATCACCGATCAGTCCGAAGAAGTCTCTCAATCCGACACTGACAACAAACAGATACTTCTCAAGAATCTTAAACACAATGTTTCTTCCTCCAGTTCAAGATTCAAGGGTGTTGTTAGTCAACAAAATGGGCACTGGGGAACCCAAATATACGCGAATCATGAGCGTATTTGGCTTGGGACGTTTAAATCTGAGCAAGAAGCTGCAATGGCATATGATAGCGCGGCTATCAAGCTTCGCAATGGAGACTCGTTTAGAAATTTCCCTTGGACTGATTTAACCATCCACGAGCCAAGTTTCCAGAGCCAATTTAGCACAGAATCAGTCCTAAGCATGATCAAGGATGGCTCCTACGCTACCAAATTTTCCGAATATTTAAGGGCTCAAGCACAATGCATTAACAGTAATCAAGCCATATTAAATGGTGTCACCGGGGTCAAAGTGAGGCAACTTTTCGAAAAGGAACTCACTCCCAGTGATGTGAGTAAGCTTAACCGACTTGTCATTCCCAAAAAGTACGCTGTAAAATATTTCCCTCAGATTTCTGAGACGGAGGAAGACAACGGAGGTGGCATAGAAGACATAGAACTTGCGTTTTTCGACAGGTCCATGAGGTCATGGAAGTTTCGGTATTGTTATTGGAAAAGTAGCCAAAGTTTTGTATTTACTAGGGGTTGGAATAGATTTGCAAAGGAAAAGGGGCTAAGATCCAAGGACAGGGTTATTTTTTCTATCTTTGAGTCTAATAACGGTTTGTCTGGAGTTCGGAGACTTAGTATGATCGATGTCGCCTACAACGAGGGTCATTGTAACGACGGCGAGGCCATAACCAAGGAGAATGACAAGTTTGATTCAATAGAGGATGAAGATGATGCTAAAGTGAGGGAAGATAATGGTCAGGATTCTCCAGAAAAAGTGAAGACAAAGGGTTTTAAGCTTTTTGGGgttcaaattatttaa